TGTCTGGAGAAAGATGCACCTGTTTCCTCCCCCTTCAGTGGAGGAGAGGTTTGAGGCAGTCAAGGGGGAATGACGGCTGGGAGACAGGAGgataaataaagttaaatgatATGTAGAATAAGTCTTAAATATCCCTGAGTAGGGACGGGGGAATCATCTTCTGGTCACGTCCTGTGTGGCCATAGATGGGGGCTGAGCTGGGACAGCCCCTCCGCTCCTAAGGAAGACTCGGTGTCCTGTCCACCCCCAGCGCGACAGTCATGCTGGGTGCTTGGCCGAGACGTGGCCGCCGGGTCCTCATTCGACACAGTACGCACCCGGATTTTGATGAATGAGGATTAACTCCCCACCATTCACCTGGATGTCTTCACAGGTGTTGTGAGTGGTCATATTCAAGTAGACTTTGTCCTTGTAACCCAGATAGGCCACGGCGATGGAGTTGACGACCTTGACGTTGCTCAGGGAGAAGAGAGGCTCCCGGCCCTTCCGGTAATGAAGGCTGAGGTTGAGCTCCTGGGAGAAGTAGCCCTTCAGGGAGATGAGATAAAACCCATCACACTTGATGGGGATCGAGTTGTCCTGCACCTCCATGGTCTCCTCCTTGCTTGTGGGCGTGAGGATGAAACCTTTGTCTTTGTCACACTCTAAGGAGGGaggacaagaagaaaaagaatgattccTTAGCACAGCTTTGGGCAGCAAGCTCCCCATACATCTagacacagacagggagagattttgagaaggaggagaggaagtggCGTTGTGTTTCCATGTGGGGTTGGAACCTGCTTTACCTGTGGGCTGGACAAGAGGCAGGTGGTACTAGTACCCGAGAGAGTTCCTGACGGACAGGGAGTCAAAAGCTAAGAGGTGAAAGCCACTGGCGGTCTGGGGCAAGAAACAGAGCTTGGAAGTCCCCCTGGTTTCCAGAACAGGGGGCACTggcccctccagggcttcctcTCGTGCTCAGTGGCCTGAGGAGCACGGAGAGCCCTGGGAGTACCACTTGCCACGTCCCGCGCACCAGCTCCACCAGAGCTATGGCTTTGAGCTCTTCCCTGTTCTCCCCACCTGACCTTGACGGGCAGGCTTTCCACACACCCCGGGCCCTGGCCTCCCCAGCTGCACTCACTGCTGGTCTTTGCCAGCAGCCACTATAGCTTACAGGCACCGGGCACAGCACGTCCGTGGGCTCAGGCTCTGCTCAGTAAGGAGCAGGTAGAACTCCAGAACACGGGCCCGCCTCTGTGTTGCTGCTCTTCTCTGGAATGTGCCTTGGGAAGAGTCGCTTCCccgagagaaggaaaaggaggaagaggaggacctAGCAGGATGGCTCAGGTACCCTTGTGTGGAGGCATTGCACGTGTAAGCCACCAAGCCTCCATTTCTTTTCAATCAGCCCCAGCGTGGCCACGCAGCCACAGCCTAGACTCCCGCCTCCAGCCCATGGCCCTTGCTAACAGGGAGCAGGTCCCCGCTGCTGGGCTCAACTCAGTAATTCTTGCTTTGTACCAGGCCCAGGGGACGTGCtttgaactgaaaaataaagaccATACTTCTCTCAGGCTTGGGAGAActtgagaaacaaatgaacagtcTTGAAAAACTACTGGTGGGTGTCCTCGTGGCAGTCCTGGGTCCCAGCACGCCATCCTGGGGAGGCAGCCCCTTGCCTTCACatcgcccccgcccccgcccccgacTCTCATTCAAGTCGAATCTTGCCCTGTACTAGGATTACTGCGAAACAGTGTGTCTCACAGAGCGGCTTGTGAGAAGTAAAGCCTTTATTTCCTAACCTACAAAATAAGACTTAATTCCTACTCAGAGGGTTCCTGGAAGGGTCAGTGAGGCATCTAAAGCAATCCCTACAGTGACAAGCACAGACTCGGTAACCAGTGTCCCCCCTTTCTCCTGTATACACACCTTCATCGTGCCCATACTAAAGACAGCATGCAGGGTCCAGCAGGCCCAGATTCAGTGAGTCCCTAAGAATGGGTGAGATTTTGTGttctggaagaaattaaaagaccGGCAAGAAGAGTCTTCTTAAATAATTAACCTTTTGACCGTACTTACTGGTAAACTGTGCTCTGATGCTTTGAATTTGAGGGTGCTGAGGTGGCTCCTGTGGAGGCAAAAGGATGTATTTTTaggaaaatgaaataatgaatgaatggaaggaCAAATCACAGTCTGTGAAACAAATGCAGGAGCCCGGAGAGGGAGCAGCCTCCCAAGGCTTGGCTTTTCCCATGAAGATTAGAGCCAGGCTGCCGACCTGCCCCTGGCTTTTCTGTGACATCTCTTAAGATAAGTTAGGCGTTCTGCTCTTCCGTGCTGGCTGGCCTCTGATCTGTGctcgtcccccctccccccaaactccCTTAGGGCATATTGCTTAGCCTCCCTGTGTCACAattgtccattttattttattttttatagggacagagatagagtcagagagagggatagacagggacggacagacagacaggaacagagagagatgagaagcatcaatcattagtttttcgttgcgacactttagttgttcattgattgctttctcatatgtgccttgaccatgggccttcagcagaccgagtaaccctttgctcgagccagaaccttgggtccaagctggtgagctttattttttcttcaagccagatgagcccgcgctcaagctggtgacctcagggtctcaaacctgtgtccttatgcatcccagtccaacgctctatccactgtgccactgcctggtcaggctgcaattttccattttaaataagaGCATTTACTAGTCATCTTGTCAAGAAACCTATTCAGTTGCACAGATCCATCCCCTCCCCTCATGAAGAAGGCCGTGGCCGATCAATCCACCCTGGCCACAGGCTCCCAAGCACAGCGGGAGTGAGTGCTGGAAGCCTCCCGGTTGTACAGAAGGCATAAGAATGTCTTACTTGCGAGGCATACAGGCAATAAAAACGGGTCGGATCCTTCCGAGTTCAGTAGATGTGAACATAGCTTTTTAATGTtggtttcccccttctctttaatAGGCTGAA
The DNA window shown above is from Saccopteryx bilineata isolate mSacBil1 chromosome 2, mSacBil1_pri_phased_curated, whole genome shotgun sequence and carries:
- the TNFSF4 gene encoding tumor necrosis factor ligand superfamily member 4 — protein: MEGVQPLDENVGNTPGRRLPTKKLLLVVSVAQGLGLLLWLTYIGLHFSASQEPPQHPQIQSIRAQFTKCDKDKGFILTPTSKEETMEVQDNSIPIKCDGFYLISLKGYFSQELNLSLHYRKGREPLFSLSNVKVVNSIAVAYLGYKDKVYLNMTTHNTCEDIQVNGGELILIHQNPGAYCVE